A window of Mucilaginibacter paludis DSM 18603 contains these coding sequences:
- a CDS encoding ATP-binding cassette domain-containing protein encodes MHTAILSVKHITVGNLEQTIFKNLSFQINQGEQWALVGESGSGKSALLQTIAGKFNITGGEIRHHYFDDFIQQHPVDDAYFTHHKLIAFVSSKHSFRNLSNTTDFYYQQRFNSSDSEDAPTVENYLAGIHPTVHTRQVWSYEQTIEQLNLGALLNKQLIKLSNGETKRLLIAAALLKHPTLLLLDNPFTGLDVQTRAAFNNILRQIAASGIHIVLATSPHEIPDTITHVAVLHQGEIINSLPKAAFSIDMVKVVPPPPIDADELASLLSLTTALPFTDIVKMSDVTIKYGDKTILDKVNWLVKQGDHWALLGHNGAGKSTLLSLINGDNPQAYANNIILFDRKRGTGESIWDIKSKIGFVSPELHQYFPTDNSCLQVIESGFYDTLGLFRPSQPQKAAIALRWMKLLELEQYSRKHLKNVPASAQRLILLARALVKNPPLLIFDEPCQGLDTHQQQHFKHVVDAICALGNTTLIYVTHYQHEIPDSVNQVLKLEKGRVVS; translated from the coding sequence ATGCATACAGCTATCCTATCAGTAAAACATATCACGGTTGGTAATCTTGAGCAAACCATCTTTAAAAATCTTAGCTTTCAAATTAACCAGGGCGAACAATGGGCGCTGGTTGGCGAGAGCGGATCGGGTAAAAGTGCTTTGTTACAAACCATTGCTGGCAAATTTAATATAACCGGTGGCGAAATTCGTCACCATTATTTTGATGACTTTATCCAACAGCATCCTGTTGACGATGCTTATTTTACCCATCATAAACTCATAGCATTTGTTTCGTCAAAACATAGTTTCCGTAATTTGTCTAACACCACAGATTTTTACTATCAGCAACGCTTCAACTCTTCCGATTCGGAAGATGCGCCTACGGTAGAAAACTATCTTGCCGGCATCCACCCTACCGTACATACCCGGCAGGTTTGGAGCTATGAGCAAACCATTGAGCAACTAAACCTGGGTGCGCTGCTTAACAAACAACTCATCAAGCTATCCAATGGCGAAACTAAGCGCCTGCTTATTGCCGCAGCCTTACTCAAACACCCTACCCTGCTGCTGTTAGACAACCCTTTTACAGGGCTCGACGTGCAAACCCGCGCGGCGTTTAACAATATATTGCGCCAAATTGCGGCATCGGGCATCCATATTGTGCTGGCCACATCGCCTCACGAAATTCCGGATACGATTACCCATGTGGCCGTTTTGCACCAGGGCGAAATCATCAATAGCTTGCCTAAAGCCGCTTTTAGTATCGATATGGTTAAAGTTGTGCCTCCACCGCCAATTGATGCCGATGAGCTGGCTTCACTTTTATCGCTTACCACTGCCCTGCCTTTTACGGATATAGTAAAGATGAGCGATGTAACGATTAAGTATGGCGATAAAACTATTTTGGATAAAGTAAACTGGCTGGTTAAACAAGGCGACCACTGGGCCTTGCTCGGCCACAACGGCGCCGGAAAATCAACCTTATTAAGTTTAATTAATGGCGATAATCCGCAAGCTTATGCCAACAACATTATATTATTTGACCGTAAGCGGGGCACCGGCGAAAGCATTTGGGATATTAAAAGCAAAATAGGTTTTGTATCGCCCGAATTACATCAATACTTCCCCACCGATAACAGCTGCCTGCAGGTAATCGAATCCGGCTTTTATGATACGCTGGGGCTGTTCAGGCCGAGTCAGCCCCAAAAAGCCGCCATCGCCCTGCGATGGATGAAACTTTTGGAACTGGAACAATATAGCCGAAAGCATTTAAAAAATGTACCAGCCAGCGCGCAACGTTTAATATTACTGGCCAGGGCCTTGGTTAAAAATCCGCCTTTGCTTATTTTTGACGAACCCTGCCAGGGTTTAGATACCCACCAGCAACAGCATTTTAAACACGTAGTTGATGCCATATGCGCTTTGGGAAATACCACATTGATTTATGTTACCCACTATCAGCACGAAATACCCGACAGCGTGAACCAGGTTTTAAAGCTTGAAAAAGGCAGGGTTGTTAGTTAA
- a CDS encoding DUF3320 domain-containing protein: MNSVNVPVIAVDFVLAPVINFAMQQNHVPVVRELVIRNISQADLNNLSIQITSEPGFALSWVQPVDILRVGDAWAFESVRIDVSPKFLAELTERLTGRFTLTVLAAGQTLFENRYDVDLLAYDQWNGVGLLPEMLAAFITPNHPEIPQIIRNAAAILAKWTGSPSFDEYQSRNPDRVRKQMAAIYEAIADMELIYVSVPASFEESGQRVRLSDAILSQRLANCLDLSLLYAACLEAVGIHPLVMIVKGHAFAGAWLIDESFADPVNDDPSLISKRTAQGINDIAILECTCMNAGKRVPFDEAVRLAESKMLNTDNFHLFMDVKRARFGGIRPLPLRIATPTGWEIKADDFKTNQTNFLPEDIVVGQKLVSVNHIDLSKQRLWERKLLDLTLRNNLLNTRLTKSAIQFLTVSLAKLEDALADGKEFQVLGKPADWDNTLRDVGIYQAIHATDPVAELVRHELTHQRLRTYLNEADLNYSLTALYRASRLSMEENGANTLYIGLGLLKWYETEASERPRFAPILLMPVEIVRKTAKSGYIIRNREEETMVNITLLEMLRQDFGITIGGLDVLPKDESGVDVRTIFNIIRQSIMTKARWDVEEQAILGTFSFSKFILWNDIHNNAGELAKNDVVASLISGRLEQSLVDDLSGGSISDADLHPESIALPISTDSSQLQAIVSSGQGKSFVLHGPPGTGKSQTITNIIANALYAGKRVLFVASKKAALEVVESRLQAIGIGNFCLELHSNKSKKSEVLEQLKRATMAVKKPAPEYFTSTADRLFGVRSDLNTYVEALHQKHPIGYSLFDLFSGYVRLSGTPGGEVYFQASLIEKLNEDKLHTWDDITGQLQSIVMAVSAPATHPLRAMRPETYTPQLKTEAKQLIEQFKAVLLQFGTAVNRVSALLQLDGAIQSEEQVLLLAEIARLLQSLPDSPPSFIQAESIEQTLAQVIGLAAHGQQRDVLRQQLLQQFTRDILTYPAARTLTEWNMASEKWFLPRWLQHRAIAKTLKQLATTGTVEDEHIPAILQNIIACQAEQQLIDEATFLPGLLGFLWQSGNCDWQNLIQVSNTYIQLNRLVAKALGLPLLKDWRSKFAGLIAEGSQAYLSAHDSELKQFLALFNQLKQCEAGLLRLLMIDYSVTDNLPGNWINNLVTQCDEWLQGLDLLKDWYHYHQIKTAALEAGLAPLITAYETGEIKNTNLLTAYKKGLYKSAAEHIIALSPQLATFNSELFEGKIKRFRELSLSFEQQTRDELYARLAAKIPSFSQEASQSSEMGLLQRTIRNNGRAMPIRKLFDSIPNLLPRLTPCMLMSPISVAQYFDASSPKFDLVVFDEASQMPTCEAVGAIARGNSVIVVGDPKQMPPTSFFSANNIDEDNIEKEDLESILDDCLALSMPSHHLLWHYRSKHESLIAFSNAKYYDNNLLTFPSTDDISSKVQYVHVKGFYDKGKSRQNRFEAKAIVDEIVLRLSDPLLARKSIGVVTFSSVQQTLVEDLLTEVFQLRPDLEKIAMDGEEPIFIKNLENVQGDERDVILFSIGYGPDENGRVSLNFGPINRDGGWRRLNVAVTRARYEMKVFATLTSDQIDLNRTSSEGVAGLKAFLAYAEKGKQALPLRALNGSNQGQGFEELLAAEIRQHGYEVHTHIGCSAYKIDLGIVNPQNPAQYLLALLGDGETYYNARTSSDREIVQVGVLKTLGWNVYKVWSTEWWENPGKVIAEIMEAIHHAEQGIAPEPKLDLSDTPLPQEEEELEVEIEETITIDLSPGTVPVSPYRHLYEVATVEFVVTASTEEFFLQGNRAKIKAQIAQVLRVESPISKNLLAKRVLAGWSISRMGARVSNHFEVLFHELDLKQTTDGAKTIFWKHDHHPDQYHFYRVAHTEAQKREADDLPLHEVANGIKDILRNQISLSKTDLVKEASKLFGYARIGSNVENAMLQAIDKTIKNGVGRLENERVVYEG, encoded by the coding sequence ATGAATAGTGTAAACGTACCTGTAATAGCCGTAGATTTTGTTTTAGCGCCTGTGATTAATTTTGCCATGCAGCAAAACCATGTTCCTGTTGTTAGAGAGTTAGTTATCAGGAATATAAGCCAGGCTGATTTAAATAACCTAAGCATACAAATCACATCCGAACCGGGCTTTGCCCTTAGCTGGGTGCAGCCAGTTGATATCTTGAGGGTCGGTGATGCCTGGGCGTTTGAGAGTGTGCGGATTGATGTTTCGCCGAAATTTTTGGCCGAACTAACCGAGCGCCTAACAGGCAGGTTTACCTTAACGGTACTTGCTGCCGGCCAAACCCTGTTTGAAAACCGTTACGATGTTGACCTGCTGGCTTACGACCAGTGGAACGGCGTTGGCTTGCTGCCCGAAATGCTTGCGGCGTTTATAACGCCGAATCACCCCGAAATTCCGCAGATTATCCGCAATGCGGCGGCTATACTGGCTAAGTGGACAGGCAGCCCATCATTTGACGAATACCAGAGCCGCAACCCCGACCGGGTGCGTAAGCAGATGGCCGCCATTTACGAGGCTATTGCCGATATGGAACTGATTTATGTTTCGGTACCGGCCAGCTTTGAAGAGAGCGGGCAGCGGGTGCGCCTGAGCGATGCCATATTATCGCAAAGGCTGGCCAATTGCCTCGACCTATCGCTGCTATACGCCGCCTGTTTAGAGGCGGTGGGCATCCATCCGCTGGTGATGATTGTAAAAGGCCATGCCTTTGCGGGGGCCTGGCTGATTGATGAATCGTTTGCGGACCCGGTTAACGACGACCCATCGCTGATTAGCAAACGCACCGCCCAGGGCATTAACGATATTGCTATTTTAGAGTGTACCTGCATGAATGCCGGCAAGCGTGTGCCCTTTGACGAGGCCGTGCGCCTGGCCGAAAGCAAAATGCTGAACACGGATAACTTCCACCTGTTTATGGATGTTAAAAGGGCGCGCTTTGGCGGCATAAGGCCCCTGCCGCTGCGCATAGCCACCCCTACCGGCTGGGAAATTAAGGCCGACGATTTTAAAACCAACCAAACTAATTTTTTACCCGAAGATATTGTAGTGGGCCAAAAGCTGGTGAGTGTTAACCACATTGACCTATCAAAACAGCGCCTGTGGGAACGCAAACTGCTTGATTTAACGTTGCGCAATAATTTGCTTAACACGCGCCTAACCAAAAGCGCCATCCAGTTTTTAACCGTGAGTTTGGCTAAACTGGAAGATGCCCTGGCGGATGGAAAGGAGTTTCAGGTGCTGGGTAAACCTGCCGACTGGGACAATACGCTGCGCGATGTGGGTATTTACCAGGCCATACACGCTACCGACCCGGTGGCCGAGCTGGTACGCCACGAACTGACGCACCAGCGCCTGCGCACTTATTTGAACGAGGCTGATTTAAATTACAGCCTGACGGCGCTGTACCGGGCATCGCGCCTGTCGATGGAAGAGAATGGCGCCAATACCTTATACATTGGCCTGGGCCTGCTTAAATGGTACGAAACCGAGGCCAGCGAGCGGCCCCGCTTTGCGCCTATTTTATTAATGCCGGTTGAGATTGTACGCAAAACGGCCAAGAGCGGCTACATTATACGCAACCGCGAGGAAGAAACGATGGTGAACATTACCCTGCTTGAAATGCTGCGGCAGGATTTTGGTATTACCATTGGCGGGCTGGATGTATTGCCGAAGGACGAAAGCGGGGTGGATGTAAGAACGATTTTCAACATCATCCGCCAAAGCATCATGACCAAGGCCCGCTGGGATGTGGAGGAGCAGGCTATATTAGGCACCTTCTCGTTCAGTAAGTTTATCCTCTGGAACGATATCCACAACAATGCCGGCGAACTGGCTAAAAACGATGTGGTGGCCAGCCTGATTTCGGGCAGGCTGGAACAATCGCTTGTGGATGACCTGTCGGGCGGCAGCATCTCTGATGCTGATTTACACCCCGAAAGCATTGCCCTGCCCATTAGTACCGATTCATCTCAATTACAGGCCATAGTAAGCTCGGGGCAGGGCAAAAGCTTTGTGCTGCACGGGCCGCCGGGTACCGGCAAATCGCAAACGATTACCAATATTATTGCCAACGCGCTGTACGCGGGCAAAAGAGTACTATTTGTGGCCTCAAAAAAAGCCGCCCTCGAGGTGGTGGAGAGCCGCCTGCAGGCCATCGGCATAGGCAATTTTTGTTTGGAGCTGCACTCCAACAAGTCGAAAAAATCTGAAGTGCTGGAGCAATTGAAAAGGGCCACCATGGCCGTAAAAAAGCCTGCTCCCGAATATTTCACCTCTACGGCCGACCGGTTGTTCGGCGTACGGTCTGACCTGAATACCTACGTGGAGGCCCTGCACCAAAAACACCCGATAGGCTATTCGTTATTCGATCTGTTTTCGGGCTATGTGCGGTTGTCGGGTACGCCCGGTGGCGAAGTTTATTTCCAGGCCAGTTTAATTGAAAAGCTGAACGAGGATAAACTGCATACCTGGGACGACATTACCGGGCAATTGCAAAGCATTGTGATGGCGGTAAGCGCCCCGGCTACCCACCCGCTGCGCGCCATGCGGCCCGAAACTTATACGCCCCAGCTTAAAACAGAAGCCAAACAGCTTATTGAGCAGTTTAAAGCCGTGCTGCTGCAGTTTGGCACTGCCGTAAACCGGGTTAGCGCCCTGCTACAACTGGACGGTGCTATACAGAGCGAAGAGCAGGTGCTTTTACTGGCCGAGATAGCCCGCTTACTGCAAAGCCTACCGGATTCTCCCCCATCGTTTATACAGGCCGAATCGATAGAACAAACGCTGGCGCAGGTGATTGGCCTTGCCGCCCACGGCCAGCAGCGCGATGTATTAAGGCAACAGTTGTTGCAACAATTTACCCGCGATATTTTAACTTACCCCGCCGCGCGAACGCTGACGGAGTGGAACATGGCATCCGAAAAATGGTTTTTGCCCCGCTGGCTCCAACATCGCGCGATAGCGAAAACCCTTAAACAACTTGCCACCACCGGCACTGTGGAAGATGAGCACATACCGGCGATACTGCAAAACATTATAGCCTGCCAGGCCGAACAGCAGTTGATTGACGAGGCCACGTTTTTGCCCGGCCTGCTTGGCTTTTTATGGCAAAGCGGCAATTGCGACTGGCAAAATCTGATACAGGTGAGCAACACTTACATCCAGCTTAACCGGCTGGTAGCTAAAGCACTGGGGCTGCCCTTACTGAAGGATTGGCGCAGTAAATTTGCCGGCCTGATTGCCGAGGGCAGCCAGGCATACTTATCGGCCCACGACAGTGAGCTGAAGCAGTTTTTGGCGCTTTTTAACCAGCTGAAACAGTGCGAAGCCGGTTTACTGCGCCTGCTGATGATTGACTACTCCGTTACCGATAACCTGCCTGGTAACTGGATTAACAACTTAGTAACCCAATGCGATGAATGGCTGCAAGGCCTGGACTTACTGAAGGATTGGTACCACTACCACCAGATTAAAACTGCCGCCCTTGAAGCCGGCCTGGCCCCGCTGATTACCGCTTATGAAACGGGCGAAATTAAAAACACCAACTTGCTGACTGCTTATAAAAAGGGCCTCTATAAATCGGCAGCCGAGCATATTATTGCCCTGAGCCCGCAGCTGGCCACCTTTAACAGCGAGCTTTTTGAGGGAAAAATTAAACGCTTCCGCGAGCTGAGCCTGAGCTTTGAGCAGCAAACCCGCGATGAGCTGTATGCCCGGCTGGCGGCTAAAATACCATCCTTTAGTCAGGAGGCATCGCAAAGCTCAGAGATGGGGCTGTTGCAGCGCACCATCCGCAATAATGGCCGCGCCATGCCCATCCGCAAGTTGTTTGATAGCATTCCCAATTTGCTGCCCCGCTTAACGCCCTGTATGCTGATGAGCCCCATATCGGTAGCGCAGTATTTTGATGCCAGCTCGCCTAAGTTTGATTTGGTAGTGTTTGACGAGGCATCGCAAATGCCTACCTGCGAGGCCGTGGGCGCCATTGCCCGAGGCAATAGCGTAATTGTGGTAGGCGACCCTAAGCAGATGCCGCCAACCAGCTTTTTTTCGGCGAATAATATTGATGAGGATAATATTGAGAAGGAAGACCTGGAAAGCATTCTGGACGATTGCCTCGCCCTCTCGATGCCGTCGCACCATTTGCTGTGGCACTACCGCAGCAAGCACGAAAGCCTGATTGCTTTTAGCAATGCCAAGTATTACGATAACAACCTGCTTACCTTCCCCTCTACAGACGATATCTCGTCGAAGGTGCAATACGTACACGTGAAGGGATTTTATGATAAGGGCAAAAGCCGCCAAAACCGTTTTGAAGCCAAGGCCATTGTTGATGAGATTGTTTTACGCCTTTCGGACCCGTTGCTGGCCCGAAAGAGCATTGGCGTGGTTACCTTTAGCTCGGTACAGCAAACGCTGGTAGAGGATTTGCTAACGGAGGTTTTCCAGTTACGGCCCGACCTGGAAAAGATTGCTATGGATGGCGAGGAGCCCATTTTTATTAAAAACCTGGAAAATGTACAGGGTGATGAGCGCGATGTGATTTTATTTTCGATAGGATACGGCCCCGACGAAAACGGCCGCGTGAGCCTAAACTTTGGCCCCATTAACCGCGATGGCGGCTGGCGGCGCTTAAACGTAGCTGTAACACGCGCGCGTTACGAGATGAAGGTGTTTGCCACTTTAACCTCGGACCAGATTGACCTGAACCGAACCAGCTCGGAAGGTGTAGCCGGTTTAAAGGCTTTTTTGGCTTACGCCGAAAAGGGAAAACAGGCACTGCCCCTCCGCGCCCTTAACGGCAGCAACCAGGGCCAGGGATTTGAGGAGCTATTAGCTGCCGAGATACGCCAGCATGGCTACGAGGTGCATACGCATATTGGCTGCTCGGCTTATAAAATTGACCTGGGTATTGTTAACCCGCAAAACCCGGCGCAGTATTTACTGGCCCTGCTGGGCGATGGCGAAACATATTACAACGCCCGCACATCAAGCGACCGCGAAATTGTGCAGGTTGGGGTACTTAAAACGCTGGGCTGGAACGTGTACAAGGTATGGAGTACCGAGTGGTGGGAAAACCCAGGCAAGGTAATAGCCGAAATTATGGAGGCCATACACCATGCCGAACAGGGCATAGCACCCGAACCTAAACTTGACCTGAGCGATACCCCTCTGCCGCAAGAGGAAGAGGAACTGGAAGTGGAAATTGAGGAGACGATAACGATTGATTTATCGCCGGGCACGGTTCCGGTGAGCCCTTACAGGCACTTATATGAGGTGGCCACGGTAGAGTTTGTGGTGACAGCATCGACCGAGGAGTTTTTTTTACAGGGCAACCGCGCCAAAATTAAGGCGCAGATTGCGCAGGTGCTGCGTGTAGAATCGCCCATCAGCAAAAACCTGCTGGCTAAGCGGGTGCTGGCCGGATGGTCGATCAGCAGGATGGGCGCGCGGGTGAGCAATCATTTTGAGGTGCTGTTCCACGAACTTGATTTAAAGCAAACCACCGATGGCGCCAAAACCATTTTCTGGAAGCACGATCATCATCCCGATCAATACCACTTTTACCGCGTGGCCCATACCGAGGCCCAAAAGCGCGAAGCCGACGACCTGCCCCTGCACGAGGTAGCCAACGGCATTAAAGATATTCTGCGCAACCAGATCAGCCTCAGCAAAACCGACCTGGTGAAAGAAGCTTCCAAATTATTTGGCTACGCCCGTATAGGCAGTAACGTGGAGAACGCCATGCTACAAGCTATTGATAAAACAATTAAAAATGGCGTTGGCAGGCTGGAGAATGAGCGTGTGGTTTATGAGGGGTAG
- a CDS encoding WD40 repeat domain-containing protein produces the protein MITVEKIAELSGHANPVFTLELSQKPGILFTGGNDKGLVEWSLKDNLFIKVMFAVPASVYAIHCPAGYPLMFAGLRNGTVMIFDFIKQQLLPPLQHHNKPIFDLKSLSGKKELLVASEDGTVSIWSLESLQLLHTIQVSGDTVRSIAISPDEKRVAFGCRDNMIRIYDLEDYTLLHVIDGHTMAVFALQYSPDGAYLVSGSRDAQIKIWDTVSYTLIKNIPAHLFAVNNIAFHPTAPYFASASMDKSIKIWGADDFKLYKIISREKGYPAHPLSINKLAWFDNGSKLASVSDDKKIMIWSVQFE, from the coding sequence ATGATAACAGTAGAAAAAATAGCAGAATTATCCGGCCATGCCAATCCTGTATTTACGCTGGAACTCTCGCAAAAACCGGGGATATTATTTACCGGAGGGAACGATAAAGGCCTGGTTGAATGGAGCCTGAAAGATAATTTGTTTATCAAAGTGATGTTTGCGGTTCCGGCTTCTGTTTACGCCATCCATTGCCCGGCCGGGTATCCGCTTATGTTTGCCGGTTTGCGCAACGGCACGGTGATGATTTTCGATTTCATCAAGCAACAACTGTTGCCACCGCTTCAACATCATAACAAGCCCATTTTCGACCTCAAATCGCTTAGCGGCAAAAAAGAATTGCTGGTGGCCTCAGAGGATGGCACCGTTTCGATATGGAGCCTCGAGTCGTTACAATTGCTGCATACCATCCAGGTATCCGGGGATACCGTTCGTTCGATAGCCATTTCGCCGGATGAAAAACGGGTAGCTTTTGGTTGCCGCGACAATATGATCCGCATCTACGACCTGGAAGATTACACCTTGCTACACGTAATTGATGGGCATACCATGGCGGTATTTGCCCTGCAATATTCGCCAGACGGGGCTTACCTTGTTTCGGGCTCACGCGATGCTCAAATTAAAATATGGGATACCGTTAGCTATACCTTAATCAAAAACATCCCGGCACATCTGTTTGCCGTTAACAACATCGCCTTCCACCCTACTGCGCCATACTTTGCATCGGCCAGCATGGATAAAAGTATTAAAATTTGGGGCGCCGATGATTTTAAGCTTTACAAAATCATCAGCCGCGAAAAGGGATATCCCGCCCACCCGCTATCTATCAATAAACTGGCCTGGTTTGATAATGGCAGTAAACTGGCATCAGTAAGTGATGATAAAAAGATAATGATCTGGAGCGTTCAATTTGAATAA
- a CDS encoding DUF4442 domain-containing protein, whose product MVVSENTLKWAMRLYPPLFFQRIWVQKFGKGFTSVDVKINKSVFNKNYNDSIFGGTIFAGADPFYALLFDQILQRRGFKVRVWLKSAQIQYLKPGRTNLYFKIKITEEEIAEAEEILNTTGKFVKAFPIEMYNKDGELCVSVMNEVYIRNLHIGENRTIAY is encoded by the coding sequence ATGGTAGTATCCGAAAACACACTTAAATGGGCCATGCGTTTATATCCGCCCTTGTTTTTTCAGCGCATCTGGGTACAAAAATTCGGGAAGGGTTTTACATCCGTTGATGTAAAGATCAATAAAAGCGTTTTCAACAAAAACTATAACGATTCGATTTTTGGCGGAACCATTTTTGCCGGGGCCGATCCGTTTTACGCTTTACTGTTCGACCAGATTTTGCAGCGCCGGGGTTTTAAGGTACGCGTGTGGCTTAAATCGGCACAGATACAATATTTAAAACCGGGCCGTACCAATCTGTATTTCAAAATTAAGATCACAGAAGAAGAAATTGCCGAAGCCGAAGAAATTTTAAATACCACGGGTAAATTTGTAAAAGCATTCCCCATCGAGATGTATAACAAAGATGGCGAACTCTGTGTTTCTGTAATGAATGAAGTTTACATCCGGAACCTGCACATCGGCGAAAACAGAACGATAGCGTATTGA
- a CDS encoding IS110 family transposase translates to MKQGTQLDFSGQTIFVGIDVHKKSWKVSLRSTHMELKTFSQEPSPKALSGHLQQNYPSADYRLVYEAGFCGFGYQRQFSELGMSCIVVNPADVPLTDKEKQRKSDTVDCRKLSKTLSEGALKGIFVPGIEQQDDRGIIRVYQQMIKDQTRYKNRIKGWLNFQDQSVAVDTDKYWSNHYICLLKALCLPPSARINLDILLQGYQQTRIMVLTATREVRALSRQPRYQQIIKLIRTIPGIGEITALLLVTEIGDIERFDSLDALCGYVGAGAGYA, encoded by the coding sequence ATGAAACAAGGTACACAATTAGATTTTAGCGGACAAACTATTTTTGTTGGCATAGATGTCCACAAGAAGTCCTGGAAGGTCAGCCTTCGCAGCACCCATATGGAGCTAAAGACGTTTTCCCAGGAACCTTCACCTAAGGCCTTAAGCGGGCATCTACAACAGAACTATCCTTCGGCCGATTACAGGCTCGTTTACGAAGCCGGTTTTTGCGGCTTTGGCTATCAGCGACAGTTTAGTGAGCTGGGGATGTCCTGCATCGTCGTAAATCCTGCCGATGTCCCGCTGACAGACAAGGAAAAGCAGCGCAAATCAGATACGGTCGATTGCCGGAAACTCAGTAAAACATTAAGTGAAGGAGCCCTGAAAGGTATCTTCGTGCCTGGCATCGAGCAACAGGATGACCGCGGTATTATCCGTGTTTACCAGCAAATGATCAAAGATCAGACACGCTATAAGAACCGAATAAAAGGATGGCTCAACTTCCAGGATCAGTCAGTGGCGGTAGACACGGATAAATACTGGTCGAATCACTATATCTGCCTGCTCAAGGCCCTTTGCTTACCTCCATCGGCCCGGATCAACCTGGATATTCTGCTACAGGGATACCAGCAGACACGTATCATGGTACTCACAGCCACCAGGGAAGTCAGAGCCTTATCCCGGCAGCCACGTTATCAACAAATCATAAAACTGATCCGTACCATCCCCGGTATAGGCGAGATTACCGCCTTATTATTGGTTACAGAGATCGGCGACATTGAACGCTTTGATTCCCTGGATGCCTTGTGTGGATATGTGGGGGCTGGTGCCGGATATGCATAG
- a CDS encoding GNAT family N-acetyltransferase: MVIMNDDFFIKKGYLISTDNNLLDFDVIFNYLDKESYWSKGIQLDVLRKAIDNALCFGVYYQQKQIGFAKVVTDKATFAYLADVFIIEQYRGLGLSKWLIQTIKQHEDLQGLRRWMLATADAHGLYAQFGFTPITRAERWMEIFSPYTVNN; this comes from the coding sequence ATGGTCATCATGAACGATGATTTCTTTATCAAAAAAGGATACCTGATCTCGACAGATAATAACCTGCTCGATTTTGATGTGATTTTCAATTACCTGGACAAGGAGTCGTATTGGTCTAAGGGTATTCAATTGGATGTTTTGCGCAAGGCGATAGACAATGCCTTATGCTTCGGAGTTTATTACCAACAAAAACAAATAGGTTTTGCAAAAGTAGTTACAGATAAAGCGACTTTTGCTTATCTTGCTGATGTGTTTATTATAGAGCAATACAGGGGTTTGGGCCTATCTAAATGGCTGATACAAACCATTAAACAACATGAAGACCTGCAGGGCCTGCGCCGCTGGATGCTTGCCACGGCAGATGCTCACGGGCTCTATGCCCAATTTGGATTTACTCCTATAACCCGTGCCGAAAGGTGGATGGAGATTTTTTCACCTTATACGGTTAACAATTGA
- a CDS encoding AlbA family DNA-binding domain-containing protein — MNIRKLILDGEGVSLDFKKTITSCEKIARTMVSFANNKGGRLLIGVADDGTIRGVKSEDEERYMITRAAHLFAKPALEPIFEEVYYDDKLVLVVEIKASDEKPHYALAEDGKWWVYIRVKDKSILASKIVVDVLKRSSKSDGVLIEYSTKEKALLEYLDANPRINIKEYSELLKISRRGAQKIIVNLALSGVIKIHTTEKEEWYTAC, encoded by the coding sequence ATGAATATCAGGAAGTTAATTTTAGATGGAGAAGGCGTATCTCTTGATTTTAAAAAGACGATTACCAGTTGCGAGAAAATTGCCCGCACCATGGTATCCTTCGCCAATAATAAAGGTGGCCGTTTATTGATAGGCGTGGCCGACGATGGTACCATTAGGGGTGTAAAATCTGAAGACGAAGAACGCTACATGATTACCCGGGCGGCGCACCTGTTTGCTAAACCGGCCCTCGAACCCATTTTTGAGGAAGTTTATTATGATGATAAACTGGTACTGGTGGTAGAAATTAAGGCCAGCGACGAAAAGCCACATTACGCCCTCGCCGAAGATGGCAAATGGTGGGTGTACATCCGCGTTAAAGATAAAAGCATCCTGGCCAGCAAAATTGTAGTTGATGTGTTAAAGCGATCGTCAAAAAGCGATGGCGTGCTCATTGAATACTCCACCAAAGAGAAAGCCCTGCTGGAGTACCTGGACGCCAACCCCAGAATCAATATAAAAGAATACAGCGAACTGCTGAAAATCAGCCGCCGTGGAGCTCAAAAAATCATCGTGAACCTGGCGCTGTCTGGGGTAATTAAAATACATACAACAGAGAAGGAAGAGTGGTATACGGCTTGCTGA